DNA sequence from the Planctomycetota bacterium genome:
AGGCGCCGACTCTTCCGGCGCGTCGGCCACGCCCAACTCTTCGCGTTCCCCCTGGTGGACCGTCGCTTGGACCAACGACTCCACGGCACGCACGCTCAACCCTTCGCTTTGAATCTGGCGACAGAGCGCCACTTGCTCGCGCTCGTCACCCAACGGCAAAATCGCCCGAGCGTGCCCTTGGGTGATCTGGCCTTTGCGCAGCGCGACTTGCACCTCCTCGGGCAGCTCGAGCAACCGGATCAAGTTCGCGACAGTCGAGCGGTCGAGCTGCAGTCGGCTTGCTAGCTCGTCCTGCGTGCATTGGTAGCGTTGCAGGTACTGCTGGAACGACGTCGCCTTTTCCAGGGGGTTCAGATCCTGACGCTGCAAGTTTTCGACGATGCCCAACTCGGCCATCTGGCGATCGTCGGCTTCGACGACCTGGGCGCTAATGTCACGCCAGCCGGCCAACGCGGCCGCGCGCAAGCGGCGCTCGCCCGCCACCAGTTGATAGCGGTCGCCGGCGCGGCGCACCGTGATCGGTTGCAGCAAGCCATGCTGCTGGATGCTTTGGGCCAAGTTCTGCAACTCGGCGTCGTCAAAGTCGAACCGGGGCTGGAACGGATTGGTGTCGATCAGGTCGACCGGCAAGCGCGCCGGACCCTGCGACGGCGGCGAACTCGTCGGCGCACTGTCGGCGTGCGTGGCGCCGTGGTCGGCAATCGGGGCATCGGGCAAGCGGCCCAGCAGCGCTTCGAGACCTCGGCCAAGGCGGCGTTCTTTAGTCACGTTCGAGTACCTCCATGCACAATTCAATGTAAGCGCGCGTGCCGCGCGAACGGGGAGCAAAATCAATCACTGCCTGGCCGTGGCTCGACGCCTCGGCCACCGCGACGTCGCGCGGGATGCTGGTCCGGAAAACAATCTCGCCAAAGAACTCGCGCACCTCGTCGTCGACCTCGTGGGTCAACTCCAGCGTCGGGTCGTGCATCGTCAGCAAGATGCCGCCGAACTGCAGTCGGCGAGGCGGGGTGTTCATCACTTGTTTGATCACGTCGATCATCTGCGCCAGCCCTTCCATGGCGAAATACTCGCACTGGATCGGCATCAGCACCTCGGTAGCGCTCGACAGGGCGGTGCGGGTCAGTTGTCCCAGCGACGGCGGGCAGTCGATCAGCACATAGTCATAGTCGCTCAGCCCGGTGGCCAGGTGGTGACGTAGCGTGGCCTCGGGTTCGTGCGAGCGGGCCAGGGTATCGACGTCGTCAAACCGGCGGGCGCCGGGCAGCAGGTCCAAGTTCGGTGTTTCCGTGGCGACGATCGCCTCGCGCAGCGGCTGGCGCGTGACCAGGGGGTGGCGCTCGGCGGGCGAGTGGCCGACTCCGCTGGTGGCGTTGCACTGGGGGTCCAAATCAATGAGCAGCGTCCGGCAACCTGCCTTGGCCAGGCATGTTGCCAGATTCACTGCGGTGGTCGTCTTGCCGACGCCACCCTTTTGATTGGCCACGCACAGTATTCGACCCACGCCGGCGATTCCTTTCCGCCCAAGTTTCGAGCGGCAGGAGTATAGCGACGGCGCGAAAATCGACCGAGGGCAGAATTGCAGCGCGGCAGAGAGGTGACTTCTCACGTGGAAACCGAGCCGCTCAGCTAGCAGGCCCGGTACTTGAGGAGCGTTTCACGTGAAACAAATAGCTTGCCTGGACTGCCCCGTTTCACGTGAAACATGTGCCACGTGAAACGCCCAGCGGCGCGCAAGACGGCGCTCCCCTGATGGCGTCGGAACCTGGAACGATCGAGCGGCGGACTACTCGTGCGGGTTGATGACCAGCCCGCCGAGCAGCTTGGGGTAGAAGTACGTGCTCTTGGCGGGCATCCGCTCGGCGTGTTCGCTGATCACACGGATGTGTTCCACCGTGGCCGGCATGACCAGGGCGGCCAGGGGGAAATCGCCCCCAGCGCTCATCACGCCGGTGGCGTCGCGGCCCGCCACGTCGCCGCGCTTGAGCGCCTCGACCACTTCGCTGACCGAATGCACATACAGCGGCTTGGGCAGATCCTTGGCGCCGAGCAGCGTCTCGATCAGCAACTGGTGCAGGATCGCCACGCCCAGCCCTTGCCAGTCGCGGCTATGCTGGCCGGCTACTTGGGCCATGCGCTTTTCGCCGGCCGGCGTGATCGAGGCCAGGGTCCAGGTCTGGTCCTTGTGGGTATACAGCCCGAGCGTCCCCTGGGCGTCGGCCGTCTCGATTTCTTCCCAAACTTGCCCAGCCAGGTCGGGGCCTTTGCCGACGACACGGGTGGCAAAG
Encoded proteins:
- a CDS encoding ParA family protein → MGRILCVANQKGGVGKTTTAVNLATCLAKAGCRTLLIDLDPQCNATSGVGHSPAERHPLVTRQPLREAIVATETPNLDLLPGARRFDDVDTLARSHEPEATLRHHLATGLSDYDYVLIDCPPSLGQLTRTALSSATEVLMPIQCEYFAMEGLAQMIDVIKQVMNTPPRRLQFGGILLTMHDPTLELTHEVDDEVREFFGEIVFRTSIPRDVAVAEASSHGQAVIDFAPRSRGTRAYIELCMEVLERD
- a CDS encoding ParB/RepB/Spo0J family partition protein, which translates into the protein MTKERRLGRGLEALLGRLPDAPIADHGATHADSAPTSSPPSQGPARLPVDLIDTNPFQPRFDFDDAELQNLAQSIQQHGLLQPITVRRAGDRYQLVAGERRLRAAALAGWRDISAQVVEADDRQMAELGIVENLQRQDLNPLEKATSFQQYLQRYQCTQDELASRLQLDRSTVANLIRLLELPEEVQVALRKGQITQGHARAILPLGDEREQVALCRQIQSEGLSVRAVESLVQATVHQGEREELGVADAPEESAPKRSAAKRNEQLAVLEQELRTALGTKVELRHGARGRGKVIVHFSNADEFERLRRHFHGQQQMRRAG